The following nucleotide sequence is from bacterium.
ACTTGTAGAAGGGATGCCCCACGTGCAGGCTGTGCCAGGTGTCGAGCACGGTGAGCGGGTGCTTCGGGCAGGTCGTGAGCGGAAACTCCCAGATGCCCTGCGGTCCGCGGAAGGGCCGGCCGCCCGTCGGCGAGCCGGTCATCAGCGTGGAGGAGTCGAAGCGGTAGCCCAGCTCGGCGAGGATGCCATAGATCTCCGGCGTGAAGAGGTCCTTGAAGTGCGGGATGCGGCAGCCCGCGCAGTCCACGCCCATCACCTGGCGGATCACCTCGTGGGCCCGAGCCACTTCTTCCTTCTTCTCCTCGCGCGAGATGAGGCGGAACTTGCGGCCGGGGTTGATCTCCTCGTTGTCCGGGTGGCTGTAGGTGTGGTTGACGATCTCGTGCCCGTCCTCGAGCAGGGCCTTGTGCAGGTCCGGGTAGCGCTCGACCCAGAGACCGACCACCGCGAAGCTGGCTCGGATGCGGTAGCGCTTGAGCAGCGCGACGACGTAGGGGTAGGCCTCGACGTCCTTGCTGTAGTCGCAGTCGAAGCTGAGCGTGAGCGCGCCGCGGCCGCGCAGCCAGCCGAGGGGCTTCTGCTCCGTCAGCCGCATGAAGGACCTGAAGAGGCGGCGCGGCGCCAGCACCGTGGTGGCCGCCATCAAGGGCCGCGACTCGTGGTGCGCGACCACGAAGCGCTGCAGGCGGCTGAGCGACGGCATCTCGGTGGGCTTCATCGGGCTTCCTCGTTCAATCTCCGCGCGCCTGGCCGCGGTGGATGGTGGCGCGCAGCGGAGCGCCGGCGGCGAGCGCGAGGCGCCAGCGCCCCGCACCGGCCGCAGTGCCGGCCCCGCGCAATTGCAGGTTCCCTGCCAGCTCCAGCTCGATCTCGCCCGCCGCGGCCAGTGCGAGCGCCCAGACGCCCTCGCGTTCGGGGGCAACGGTCAGCTCCCTCAGCGGGCCGCGCAGCGCGCTCAGGCCGCCGCGCAGCTCGAGCTGCGCCTCCGGCCCCGGATCGAGCAGCTCGAGCGCGAGCGCGGGCGGCGCGTCCGCGGCGCCCGGCAGGAAGCGCGTCGCCCGGTAGCGGCGGTTGCAGCGAATGGCGCGCGTGAGATAGGGAGGCAGCGTGTAGTCGCGATACTCGCCCGCGTTCCCGGCCAGGCCGTCCTCGGCCGCGCGCAGGATGTTGTAGCACTCCCGCGCGTTCACGAAGTGCAGGCGCCAGCGCTCGCCGTCGTTGTACTCGCCGCAGAGGGTCTCGAACATCCGCGCCGCGCCTTCTCCGAGCAGCGCGTCGCGGTGGCGCTCGGGTGCCCCGTGCGTGTGCACCTTGACGACGATCCACTCCGGCCGCCCCGCCACGTGGATGCCCGTGTTCACCCAGCCGCGCACGCGCGCCGGCGTGCCCGGGCCTTCGCCGGTGACGTCCGCGTCCTCCACGCTGAAGAAGGGAAAGCGCCGCCGCGCGCGCAGGCCGATGGGCCCCGTGATCAGCGCGAACTCGTCCGGCGCCGGCCGGCGGCCGGCCTGCATCAGCGGTCCGTCGTCGTAGCTCTTGGGGGCGCGCGGGTCGTCGATGGCGCGGTAGAGCGCGTTCACGCGCCGCGGCTGCGCGGCGTAGAGGCTGGGGAAGGTGAAGTCCCCGTAGCAGCCCGTCTCGCGCAGGATCGTCAGCTCGTCGTCGACGCCGCAGTACTCGGCCCGGCTGTTGTCCAGGGCCCAGTTGCCGTGGATGAAGCCGTAGGCCCGCCGCACCGGATCGCCCTGCATCAGGAATACGCCGTAGTCGGCGTAGCGCTCGAGCGTCTCCTCGAGCAAGGCGCGCAGGCTCTCGCTCGTGTCGTGGTCGTGGTGCAGGTGCAGCTCCGTCTCGCCGACGCCCTGCCAGTCCATGGCGGCCAGGCCAAGGAGGTACTCCTCGCGGAAGTAGTGCGGCGGGAAGAAGAAGCCGTGCTGCGGGTGGCGGCCCTCGGCGTCGGCGAAGCGGCGCGCGAGAGGCGGATAGAGCTCGGTCCAGGCGGCGAAGCGCGCGCGGGCGCGCCCCAAGTCGGCGCCCTTGGTGCCCGGCTCGAAGTGGTCGACGAAGCAGAAGAGCAGATCGCGCGTGGTGCCCGGCGGCACGGCGGGCGGCCGGCCGCCGAGGGCGAGGCGCCGCTCGAGCCAGGGGGCGAGCCAAAGATCGAAGCGCAGCAGCGCCGCCCGGCGCGGCTGGACGAGGCCGAAGAGGCCGGCGCCGGCGCGGGCCGCGGCAAGGAGCGCCGCGCGCCGCGCGCTCATCGCCGGGCCTCCGGGCCCGGCCCGTTCTGGGCCGCCAGCGCCTGTTCGACGCGCCGCCAGTTCTCCTGCCAGGTGTGCCGCTCGCCGACGCGCCGGCGCGCCGCGGCGCCCAGGCGCGCCCGCAGTGCGGGATCCGCGAGCAGCGCGCGCAGGGCCGCCGTGAGCGGGGCGGGAGGGTCGGCGTCGCGCGCGGCGAAGAGGCGGCCCTCGAGGCCGTCGTCGAGGGCATCGCGCAGAGGCGGCAGGTCGGGCGCGAGCACCGGCCGGCCCAGGCTCATGTACTCGAAGACCTTCATCGGCGAGCCGTAGTCGTTGCTATCGGGCATGGCGCAGAGGTCCATCGCGGCGATCCAGGCCGGCAGCTCGCGATGGGGCAGCGCGCCCGTGAGCAGCGCGTGCTGGGCGAGACCGGCAGCCGCGAGATCCGCCTCGATGCGCGGGCGCTCGGGGCCGTCGCCGACAAGCAGCAGCTTGCCCGGCAAACCCTCCGCGCGGCAGCGGCGCAGGGCCTCGACGAGACGATCCACGCCGTGCCAGGGGTAGAAGCCGCCCACGAAGCCCACCACCGGCTCGCCGGCGAGCCGCGCGGGCAGCGCGGCCGGCGCCTGCTTCGCCGCCGCTTCCCACCAGCCGCGGTGGACGGCATTGGGCATCAGCAGGATGCGCGCCTCGGCCACGCCCTGCGCGCGCACGCGCTGGACGAGGCGGCTCGAGACGGCGGCGACGAGCGCGGCCCGCCGAAAGAGCGCGGCCTCGCTGCGCCGCGCCTGGCCCATGAGCAGCCCGCTGCGCCGGCGCACGAGCGGGTCGGCCACCGTGTAGTTCACCTCGAGCACGTGCGGGATGCCGAGCCGCGCGGCCAGCCGCCCGCCCGCGCTGCCGAAGAAGGCATAGCGCTCGTAGAGCAGCTCGGGCTGGAAACGCGCAGCGGCCGCGGCGAGGCGCCCGGCGAGCCGGCGGTCGTAGGCCTGCTCGGCCAGCTCGAAGAGCAGCTCGGGGGCGCGACGCGCGAAGCGCGCCGCGAGGCCGGGCCGTCCGCCGGCGGCGGGCGGCGCATAGGGATCGGCGCCCGGCGGGCCGACGAGCGCCACCGCGTGGCCGGCCGCGCGCATCGCGTCCACCATGCCGCGCAGGTGGACGGCCTCGACGCCGTGTCCCTGGGTCCGGTGCAGGGCGAGGATGCGCATGTCAGGCGCGTCCGCGCTCGGCCCGCATGGACTGGATGAGCGCGTGCATCTCGTCGGCGACGTCCTCCCAGCGGCGGCGGGCGGCGCCCGCGCGGCGGTCGTCGAAGCGAAAGCCCGCCAGCATGCTCAGCATCGCGTCCGTGAGCGGCCAGACCTCGCCGGGCGGTACCAGCAGGCCGCTCTCGCCCTCGACGACGATCTCCGGAATCCCCCCCACGCGCGAGGCGATCACGGGCCGCCTGGCCGCCAGCGCCTCGACGAGCACGTTCGGGTAGCCCTCCATGCGACTGGGCAGGACGAGGCAGTCGCAGGCGCCCAGCCAGCGGGGGATCTCGGCGTGCGGCACGGGCGGCCGTAGCTCGACCTGATCGCCCATCCCGAAGCGCGCAATGCGATCGCGCAGCTCCGCTTCGAGATTGCCCGCGCCGATCATCACCAGGCGCGCGCGGCGGCGCTCCATCTCGGGGATTGCCCGAAAGGCCTGGAGCAGCGTCGTCAGGCCCTTGACCGGCCGCAAGATGCCGACGAACAGGAAGAGGAAGGGCTCCTCGGGCAGACCGAGCTCGCGCCGGCTCGCCGCGCGCTCGCGGGGCGTGAAGCGCTCGAGGTTGACGCCGTTGGGCATCACGGTGACGCGCTCGGGCGGCAGGCCGAGCTGGGCCAGGCGATCGCGCAGCGCGCCGCTCACCGCGACCACGCGGTCGGCGCCCCTGAGTGCGTCCAGCGTGAGTCGGCGGCGCGCGAAGCCGCGCGTGAAGAGGTTCACGTCCGAGCCCCGCACCTTGATCAGGAGCGGCAGCCCGTAACGCTTGGCCAGGCGCATGGCGGCATAGCCGTCGGGAAAGGCGTAGTGCGCAAGCACGAAGTCGGCCGGCGCCGCCGTGTGCAGGCGCGCGAAGTGCGGCGCGACGCCCCACAGCAGGAAGTCCCCGTAGCAGAAGCGCAGCACGCCGGGCGTCACGATGTGGCGCGGGTACTCGACCGCGAAGCCCTCGATGCTGTCGGTGGCCGGCACCGCGCTGAAGGGATAGCGGCTCTTGCCGCGCAGGAAGGGCGGCACCCAGGGCAGCGGCGCCAGCACACGCAAGTCGTAGCCGTGGCGCTCGCGCAGCGCTTGCGTCTCCTGCAGCACGAACTGCCCGCGCATCCGCTCGATGGCGTTCGGGAAGAGGTTCGTGATGACGATGCCGCGCCCTGCGCTCTCCATGGCTCCTGCTTCGTTCGCTGCTGTCCGGGCCCCGGCTAGTCCCGGACGAAGGCCCCCGGCTCGGTGCCGAGAGCGAGAACCTGCGCCGCAGCACCCTGCCGCTGGATCTCGAGGCGGACGGCGCCGCCCGGCTCCCGCCGCAGCCGGCTGGCCTGGAGGCCCCCGGCCGGATCGGCCAGCAGGCTCAGGCAGAAGCCGGTCGCCGGCGCGCTGCCGGCCAGGCGCCACTGGAGGGCGGGCCGCCGCTCGCCGTAGCTGGGGGAAACCCAGCCCGCGGGGCCTTCCTCATCCCCCATCCGGAGGGCGCTGTCAAGTCCCTCTGGCAAGAAGACTTGCAGCCAGAGCCGGGGTTCGGCCGCCTCGCCGAGGAGCAGGCCGGCCGCTCCGAAGCCCGGCAGGGCGCAGTCGGCGGCCGGCGCCGGGCCCGGCAGAATGCGCAATTCCGGCGCCGCTTGCCAGAGGAGTGCCACGGGCAGGGGCGTCTCGGCCCGCCAGGCGTCCAGGACCAGGAGCAGATCCGGCGCCAGCAGGGCCAGCCGGCGCCCCACCGCCACGGGTCGGCCAGCGGCGTCGCGGTCCCCCCGGCGGCGGGCACTCCAGTCGAGCAGGGCCCCGGGCCACGCGGGCGCGCTCTCGGCGAGGTCGGCCTCCGAGCGCCGCGCCCAGCCGAAGCGGTCCGGCGCCGGCAGGGGCTCCGCCGGATCGCGCTCGCCCACCCGGAGCAGGTTGTGCGCGGCCGCCCCGCGGAAGTGATCCCGCCAGCGCTGTGGCCCGTTGTAGAGGAAGGTGCCGGCCTCGACCAGCAGCGGCCGACCGCCGAAGGCGGGCGAGAGCGAGAGCGCGTCGGCGTGCCCGTGCCCGGCGCCGCCGCGGCCCATCGGCCCGGCCTTGACGAGGAGCTGCGCGCCGGGCAGGCCGGCCGCCCCCGCCGGCGCCCCCCAGCGCGCCGTGTGCCAGCCGGCGGCCGGGAAGCGCTCGACCTGCAAGCCCGGCGCCTCCGCGGGCTGGGCGGCGGGCGCAGCCCCGGCGCCCCCCAGCCAGAGCGCCTCGCCCGCCAGGGGCCAGGCCGCCGCCTCGGGGACCGTCGCGCCGTAGCGGCGCGCGGCAAGGGCGAGCAGGCCGCGGGCGTCACGGCGCGGGCCGTCCTCGAGGCGCAGCACGCGGCCGCTGTCGTCGTCGCCGAAGGGGACGAGCAAGCCGTCCGGCGCCGTGAGCGCGGCCAGGGGCCGGCACATCGCGGCCAGGGTGGGCAGCCAGTCCTCGGCGGCGGGATCCCCGGCCGCGCGTCCCCAGAGCAGGCACTGGAGCAGGAAGTCCAGCACGAAGCGGTGGTAGTCGACGGCCTGCTCGGCGAGCACGCCGTCGGCGAGCAGCTGCAGCGGCAGGGGGCGCACGAGGATGGCCCGCCCGCGCGCCTGCCAGTCCGCCGACTCCGGAAAGACCGGCAGGGCCGCGCCCAGGCAGTAGAGCGCCGCCGCCTCGCCGAGCAGGTGGTTGTTGGCGACGGCCTTCTCCGAGAGGTGCCCCGCCGTGAAGCGGGCGTTCTCGTGCAGGCAGGCTGCGAGCAGGACGAGCGCCGGCTCGTCGCGCGCCGCGGCGGGCAGGAGCTGCCAGGTCCAGAGCAGCGAGAAGATGCGCAGCCCGCTCTCCAAAACCGCGATCCAGTGCGGCCCCCAGCCGAAGGGGTTCGCGGCGCGAAAATCGGCGATGAGGGCGAGCGCCGCCGCCGCCCGGGCGCGCGCGGCCGGCGAGTCGGATGGCGCGAGGCGCGCGGCGGCCGCCAGCGGCGGGGCCGCCTGCAGGCGACCCAGTTCCCAGAGGCCGCGCACGTCGCCGTGCGCC
It contains:
- a CDS encoding glycosyltransferase family 4 protein yields the protein MESAGRGIVITNLFPNAIERMRGQFVLQETQALRERHGYDLRVLAPLPWVPPFLRGKSRYPFSAVPATDSIEGFAVEYPRHIVTPGVLRFCYGDFLLWGVAPHFARLHTAAPADFVLAHYAFPDGYAAMRLAKRYGLPLLIKVRGSDVNLFTRGFARRRLTLDALRGADRVVAVSGALRDRLAQLGLPPERVTVMPNGVNLERFTPRERAASRRELGLPEEPFLFLFVGILRPVKGLTTLLQAFRAIPEMERRRARLVMIGAGNLEAELRDRIARFGMGDQVELRPPVPHAEIPRWLGACDCLVLPSRMEGYPNVLVEALAARRPVIASRVGGIPEIVVEGESGLLVPPGEVWPLTDAMLSMLAGFRFDDRRAGAARRRWEDVADEMHALIQSMRAERGRA
- a CDS encoding glycosyltransferase: MRILALHRTQGHGVEAVHLRGMVDAMRAAGHAVALVGPPGADPYAPPAAGGRPGLAARFARRAPELLFELAEQAYDRRLAGRLAAAAARFQPELLYERYAFFGSAGGRLAARLGIPHVLEVNYTVADPLVRRRSGLLMGQARRSEAALFRRAALVAAVSSRLVQRVRAQGVAEARILLMPNAVHRGWWEAAAKQAPAALPARLAGEPVVGFVGGFYPWHGVDRLVEALRRCRAEGLPGKLLLVGDGPERPRIEADLAAAGLAQHALLTGALPHRELPAWIAAMDLCAMPDSNDYGSPMKVFEYMSLGRPVLAPDLPPLRDALDDGLEGRLFAARDADPPAPLTAALRALLADPALRARLGAAARRRVGERHTWQENWRRVEQALAAQNGPGPEARR
- a CDS encoding polysaccharide deacetylase family protein; this encodes MKPTEMPSLSRLQRFVVAHHESRPLMAATTVLAPRRLFRSFMRLTEQKPLGWLRGRGALTLSFDCDYSKDVEAYPYVVALLKRYRIRASFAVVGLWVERYPDLHKALLEDGHEIVNHTYSHPDNEEINPGRKFRLISREEKKEEVARAHEVIRQVMGVDCAGCRIPHFKDLFTPEIYGILAELGYRFDSSTLMTGSPTGGRPFRGPQGIWEFPLTTCPKHPLTVLDTWHSLHVGHPFYKWSHDTAQEFCALLWETAEAALAYGNYVNIYLDPWDLPQLAGFEALLARMAERRDELELLLYRDILERLEEQSPNAGGGA